From a region of the Castanea sativa cultivar Marrone di Chiusa Pesio chromosome 10, ASM4071231v1 genome:
- the LOC142613766 gene encoding uncharacterized protein LOC142613766 has translation MEKSFTLIQTIATAGAFSAISFWYGFMFGRESSRKELGELIESLRRGNSDSSSSPPQS, from the exons atggagaagagCTTCACTCTGATTCAGACAATCGCCACCGCCGGCGCCTTCTCTGCCATTTCCTTCTG GTACGGTTTCATGTTTGGCCGAGAATCCTCCCGCAAAGAGCTTGGCGAATTGATTGAAAGTCTTCGCCGTGGAAATTCCGATTCATCTTCTTCGCCTCCTCAGTCTTAA
- the LOC142613157 gene encoding putative serine/threonine-protein kinase PBL19 — translation MKCFFFKDKSKNKRGSNSAPELNNQNKSDNSAITRASKSSSSLPSPRSIPELYKEKEHNLRVFNFQELREATNGFNRLLKIGEGGFGSVYKGTIKPPDGRGEPTVVAIKKLNTRGLQGHKQWLAEVQFLGVVNHQHLVKLLGYCAVDGERGIQRLLVYEFMPNKSLEDHLFNRALPALPWKRRLEIILGSAEGLAYLHGGLEVQVIYRDFKSSNVLLDEDFKAKLSDFGLAREGPQGDRTHVSTAVVGTYGYAAPEYVDTGHLTIQSDIWSFGVVLYEILTGRRALERNRPAMEQKLLEWVKQFPADTNKFSMIIDPRLRNQYPIAAARKIAKLADSCLNKNAKDRPTMSQIVERLKEAIQVSEEGIASGSRSSESSGSKFFQRKPR, via the exons atgaagtgttTCTTCTTCAAGGACAAATCCAAGAACAAGAGAGGATCAAATTCAGCCCCAGAGCTGaataatcaaaataaatcaGATAATTCGGCTATAACGCGTGCAAGCAAGTCATCGAGTTCATTACCATCTCCTAGGAGCATACCAGAATTGTACAAAGAAAAGGAGCACAATTTGAGAGTTTTCAATTTCCAAGAGCTGAGGGAAGCTACAAATGGCTTCAATAGATTGCTAAAGATTGGAGAAGGTGGTTTTGGGAGTGTGTATAAAGGTACAATTAAGCCTCCAGATGGTCGGGGTGAGCCAACTGTTGTTGCCATAAAAAAGCTTAACACCAGAGGCTTGCAG GGTCACAAACAATGGCTTGCTGAAGTTCAATTTCTTGGCGTTGTCAATCACCAACATCTTGTAAAACTTCTAGGATACTGTGCTGTTGATGGAGAAAGAGGGATCCAACGCTTACTGGTGTACGAGTTCATGCCTAACAAGAGCCTAGAAGATCATCTTTTCAACAGGGCACTGCCCGCTCTGCCTTGGAAAAGAAGATTAGAGATTATCCTTGGATCAGCTGAAGGATTAGCTTACCTACATGGGGGACTGGAAGTCCAG GTTATCTATCGGGACTTCAAGTCCTCGAATGTGCTCTTGGATGAGGACTTTAAGGCAAAGCTCTCAGACTTTGGGCTTGCTAGGGAAGGCCCACAGGGGGACCGTACTCATGTATCTACGGCG GTGGTTGGGACATATGGATATGCTGCCCCGGAGTATGTTGATACAGGTCACCTCACAATCCAGAGTGATATATGGAGTTTTGGAGTTGTACTGTATGAGATCCTCACAGGCAGGCGAGCCTTGGAAAGAAACCGTCCAGCAATGGAGCAGAAGCTTCTAGAATGGGTGAAACAGTTCCCAGCTGATACTAATAAGTTCAGCATGATAATTGATCCACGACTTAGAAACCAGTATCCTATTGCTGCAGCTCGGAAGATTGCTAAACTGGCTGATAGCTGCCTAAACAAGAATGCCAAGGATCGGCCAACAATGAGTCAAATAGTAGAGAGATTGAAGGAAGCAATACAAGTTTCAGAAGAGGGAATTGCTTCTGGGAGTAGAAGTTCCGAGTCATCTGGATCTAAATTTTTCCAACGGAAACCCAGATAG
- the LOC142613568 gene encoding beta-amylase 3, chloroplastic, producing MTLTLRCSTSLINLRDTKCLKTPVEFFHTICFAQIKPSRGIRVKNSMTQEAQVLSTEGWRNEKREKLHTLSGVHHNNSKDDSRVPVFVMLPLDTVTHGGHLNKPRAMNASLMALKSAGVEGVMVDAWWGLVEKDGPLKYNWEGYADLVQMVQKHGLKLQVVMSFHQCGGNVGDSCSIPLPPWVLEEISGNPDLVYTDRSGRRNPEYISLGCDSLPVLGGRTPVQVYSDYMRSFRDRFSEFLGEVIVEIQVGLGPCGELRYPSYPESNGTWKFPGIGEFQSYDKYMRASLAASAEAIGKKDWGKSGPQDAGQYNQFPEDTGFFRREGTWSTEYGKFFLEWYSGKLIQHGDRILAAAEGLFQGTGAKLSGKVAGIHWHYRSRSHAAELTAGYYNTRYHDGYLPIARMLAKHRVILNFTCMEMKDGEQPQHANCSPEGLVRQVKMATRDAGIELAGENALERYDASAYGQVLTTSRSDSGNGLSAFTYLRMNKRLFEEENWRQLVQFVKSMQDGGRNTKLAESDSRGTDIYVGFIKEKNVKNIKELALV from the exons atgacCCTAACGTTACGTTGTTCAACTTCTCTTATTAATCTTAGAGACACCAAGTGCCTGAAAACTCCTGTGGAGTTCTTTCACACAATTTGCTTTGCACAAATTAAGCCATCAAGGGGTATCCGAGTGAAGAATTCAATGACGCAAGAAGCACAGGTCTTGAGCACAGAAGGGTGGAGAAATGAGAAGCGAGAGAAGCTTCATACACTCTCTGGTGTTCATCATAATAATAGTAAAGATGATTCAAGGGTGCCTGTGTTTGTGATGCTACCACTTGACACGGTAACACATGGAGGGCACTTGAACAAGCCACGAGCAATGAATGCTAGTTTGATGGCCTTGAAAAGTGCAGGAGTTGAAGGAGTTATGGTCGATGCTTGGTGGGGTTTGGTGGAGAAAGATGGACCTCTCAAGTACAACTGGGAAGGCTATGCTGACCTTGTGCAGATGGTTCAAAAGCATGGCTTGAAACTTCAAGTTGTTATGTCTTTTCATCAGTGTGGAGGAAATGTTGGAGACTCTTGCAG TATTCCATTGCCCCCATGGGTGCTTGAAGAAATCAGCGGGAACCCTGACCTTGTGTACACAGACAGATCAGGAAGGAGGAATCCTGAGTACATATCCTTGGGTTGTGATTCACTGCCTGTTCTAGGAGGAAGAACACCCGTTCAGGTCTACTCCGACTACATGAGGAGCTTCCGCGACAGATTTAGTGAATTCTTGGGCGAGGTTATTGTG GAAATCCAAGTGGGATTGGGTCCTTGTGGAGAGCTCAGATATCCATCTTATCCTGAAAGCAATGGAACTTGGAAGTTTCCTGGAATTGGTGAATTCCAAAGCTATGACAAG TATATGAGAGCTTCTCTGGCAGCATCAGCAGAGGCAATCGGGAAGAAAGACTGGGGAAAAAGTGGACCCCAGGATGCAGGCCAATACAATCAATTTCCTGAAGATACTGGATTTTTCCGCAGGGAAGGAACATGGAGCACTGAGTATGGGAAATTCTTCCTAGAGTGGTATTCTGGAAAGCTAATACAACACGGTGATAGAATCCTTGCTGCCGCAGAAGGATTGTTTCAGGGAACTGGTGCAAAACTTTCTGGGAAAGTAGCTGGAATTCACTGGCATTATAGATCAAGGTCCCATGCAGCTGAATTAACCGCAGGATACTACAACACTAGATATCATGATGGTTATCTTCCAATAGCACGAATGCTAGCCAAACATAGAGTTATACTTAATTTCACTTGCATGGAAATGAAAGATGGAGAACAGCCTCAACATGCAAATTGTTCACCAGAAGGGCTGGTTAGGCAAGTAAAGATGGCGACAAGAGATGCTGGAATAGAACTTGCTGGGGAGAATGCTCTGGAGAGGTATGATGCAAGTGCATATGGACAAGTTTTGACAACAAGTAGGTCAGATTCTGGAAATGGATTGAGCGCatttacatatttaagaatGAATAAGAGGTTATTCGAAGAGGAGAATTGGCGGCAGCTTGTTCAGTTTGTAAAAAGCATGCAAGATGGTGGTCGAAACACAAAGCTTGCTGAGTCCGACTCCCGTGGGACTGACATTTACGTTGGATTCATCAAAGAGAAGAATGTGAAGAATATTAAAGAGCTTGCTCTTGTTTAA